Proteins encoded together in one Terriglobus saanensis SP1PR4 window:
- a CDS encoding LLM class flavin-dependent oxidoreductase, producing the protein MAHVTLSVLDLVGMRPSETAGGAIARSVETAQHVERLGYKRFWLAEHHSIAGLACSATAVLIGHVAQATKTIRVGSGGVMLPNHAPLIVAEQFGTLASIYPDRIDLGLGRAPGSDAPTMRALRRDLRSTGEEFPELLQELRGYLGAPKAGQIVHAVPGENTNVPVTLLGSSGFSAQLAGQLGLPFAFAAHFAPDYLLPAIHLYRQNFHPSATLSEPYVMAGIPVIVANTDEAAQHLFTTPQQRFLALIRSQPVELKAPVDTMEGVWNAMEKEAVDARLREAIVGSSETVSRKLKEFLQKTGVQEIFAVTDTYEQSDRLRSYELLAQAAGSLS; encoded by the coding sequence ATGGCACACGTAACACTTTCGGTACTGGATCTGGTTGGAATGCGCCCCAGCGAAACAGCTGGTGGAGCGATCGCCCGCAGCGTAGAAACCGCGCAGCATGTAGAGCGCCTTGGTTACAAACGCTTCTGGCTGGCAGAACACCACTCCATCGCAGGCCTCGCCTGTTCCGCCACGGCGGTCCTCATTGGTCACGTCGCGCAGGCTACGAAGACGATCCGCGTAGGCTCCGGCGGTGTGATGCTCCCGAACCACGCGCCTCTGATCGTCGCCGAGCAGTTTGGCACACTCGCCTCGATTTATCCCGACCGTATCGACCTGGGTCTGGGCCGCGCTCCAGGTTCCGACGCACCGACGATGCGTGCTTTGCGCCGTGATCTTCGCAGCACCGGCGAGGAGTTTCCCGAGCTGCTGCAGGAGCTTCGCGGCTATCTCGGAGCACCCAAGGCAGGACAGATCGTCCACGCGGTTCCCGGCGAGAATACGAACGTCCCTGTGACCCTGCTTGGTTCCAGTGGATTCAGCGCACAACTCGCGGGCCAGTTAGGTCTGCCATTCGCCTTTGCTGCACACTTCGCACCGGACTATCTGCTGCCTGCGATCCATCTTTACCGCCAGAATTTTCACCCCTCCGCGACGCTGAGCGAGCCGTACGTGATGGCCGGTATCCCTGTAATCGTAGCGAATACAGATGAGGCAGCTCAGCACCTCTTCACTACGCCGCAACAACGCTTTCTCGCGCTGATTCGGAGCCAGCCTGTCGAACTGAAAGCGCCGGTGGACACGATGGAAGGGGTGTGGAATGCGATGGAGAAAGAGGCTGTGGATGCGCGTCTTCGCGAAGCCATCGTCGGTAGCTCTGAGACTGTGTCACGGAAGCTCAAGGAGTTCCTGCAAAAGACGGGCGTTCAGGAGATCTTTGCTGTTACGGATACGTATGAGCAGAGTGACCGATTGAGGTCTTACGAGTTGCTTGCGCAGGCGGCGGGATCGCTTAGCTAG
- a CDS encoding glycosyltransferase: MKVAVEIIAWLIALSWWSRVLPAILYTPRLPDLLKTPKESHSASSITIIVPARNEAAAIGQTLRSLATQDHALLRVIAINDRSTDATGSIMNQVAAEYPAVIQVLHLSELPSQWTGKVHAMALAARSVETDWMLFTDGDVNFAPSAIRLALATAEGERVDHFVLLPTMEIHTRGEGIVLGFFQIVSIWAVRLWKVKDVHAKRDIVGVGAFNLIRREAYEKIGGFDAMPMEILEDMRLASTVKRAGLRSQVGFGRDFIRIHWAEGMRGIVGVLTKNMFAGALFRVELVLAICLWLTAFCVLPFFGLFVHATRWQAVVTLLAMVATYMLYAKQSRIPVWYVLAAPFAAVVMIYAVLRSMLFALRQRGVTWRGTFYPLADLRRRARSIE, encoded by the coding sequence ATGAAAGTAGCGGTCGAAATCATTGCGTGGTTGATTGCGCTTAGTTGGTGGTCTCGCGTCTTGCCCGCGATTCTCTATACTCCTCGACTTCCCGATCTTCTGAAGACACCGAAGGAGTCGCACTCAGCCTCTTCGATTACCATCATTGTTCCTGCACGGAATGAAGCAGCAGCCATTGGTCAGACGCTGCGTTCACTCGCCACTCAGGACCACGCGTTGCTGCGCGTCATCGCGATCAATGACCGTTCGACCGATGCAACCGGTAGCATCATGAATCAAGTTGCGGCTGAATATCCTGCAGTGATTCAGGTCCTTCACCTCTCCGAACTTCCGTCCCAATGGACGGGCAAAGTCCACGCTATGGCCCTGGCTGCGCGGAGCGTCGAAACCGACTGGATGCTCTTCACGGACGGCGATGTGAACTTCGCACCTTCAGCGATCCGTCTTGCCTTGGCCACGGCGGAAGGCGAACGAGTAGACCACTTCGTCCTCCTTCCGACGATGGAGATTCATACACGAGGTGAGGGTATTGTTCTCGGCTTCTTCCAGATCGTCTCCATCTGGGCAGTGCGTCTCTGGAAGGTCAAGGATGTGCACGCTAAGCGGGATATTGTCGGCGTTGGCGCTTTCAACCTGATTCGTCGGGAGGCCTATGAAAAAATCGGTGGCTTCGACGCGATGCCGATGGAGATCCTCGAGGACATGCGCCTTGCAAGCACGGTCAAACGCGCAGGTCTGCGTTCGCAGGTCGGTTTCGGTCGCGACTTCATCCGTATCCATTGGGCAGAAGGTATGCGCGGCATTGTTGGAGTTCTCACCAAGAACATGTTTGCCGGGGCTCTGTTTCGAGTGGAACTGGTGCTTGCCATCTGTCTCTGGCTTACCGCGTTTTGCGTCCTGCCGTTCTTCGGTCTTTTCGTCCATGCAACGCGCTGGCAAGCGGTAGTTACTCTTCTCGCAATGGTCGCCACCTATATGCTTTATGCGAAGCAAAGCCGCATTCCGGTCTGGTATGTTCTTGCAGCTCCGTTCGCGGCCGTGGTGATGATCTATGCGGTCCTGCGGTCTATGCTCTTCGCCCTTCGGCAGCGTGGCGTGACGTGGCGCGGAACGTTTTATCCTCTAGCCGACCTGCGCCGCCGCGCGCGTTCCATCGAATGA
- a CDS encoding purine-nucleoside phosphorylase has protein sequence MSSSIRNSVIAGFLSLLFVADPSKIRPQVTPQQQPKPWLIRAVIAVTTPNEFKLWGAREHLPETLDVPGVPLPVHTNAEHTVLGMISGDTLINASASMMAIGLDPHFDLTHAYIIINGIAGVDPEDASIGSAAWANFVVGDVMSEIDIREAPTDWPYGLFPAGSARPNSTIVRPGFNTFALNPKLVAWAFEQTRSLKLPDDSATEAFRAAYTGHPNAQRPPFVLLGDDFASDHYWYGTNLTSFANDFVKLNTGGKGNFVMTEMEDSGIVNALARLDHIHRVDINRVLVLRTASNYSMQAPGTTAIDSFTSPYPGGAKLAYESAWLCGSTVLHAILSHWDRAFEGNPTLDAQITSAQQNRMLDEDKRLTHVLRETLQSPTWRSFKQALRHRSIGWWTLWVLGCIAAVSVWFLFKRRPSAASRSSSESEKALLAPGNHH, from the coding sequence ATGAGCAGTTCAATTCGCAACTCTGTGATAGCTGGGTTCCTTTCACTGCTCTTCGTCGCTGACCCATCGAAAATTCGGCCTCAAGTCACACCGCAACAGCAGCCAAAGCCGTGGTTGATTCGAGCGGTTATCGCGGTTACCACCCCCAACGAGTTTAAGCTTTGGGGCGCCCGAGAACATCTGCCTGAGACTCTCGACGTGCCTGGCGTCCCGCTACCTGTCCACACAAATGCCGAACATACAGTACTCGGCATGATCAGTGGCGACACCCTCATCAATGCCTCAGCGTCCATGATGGCGATCGGCCTGGATCCGCACTTCGACCTCACACATGCCTACATCATCATCAATGGCATCGCGGGCGTCGATCCGGAAGACGCCTCCATAGGGTCGGCCGCTTGGGCGAATTTTGTGGTCGGCGATGTCATGAGCGAAATAGATATACGTGAGGCTCCAACCGACTGGCCTTATGGCCTCTTCCCTGCGGGTTCCGCACGTCCCAACTCAACGATAGTTCGCCCGGGTTTCAACACTTTTGCGCTCAATCCAAAGCTGGTGGCCTGGGCATTTGAGCAAACCCGCAGTCTTAAACTACCGGACGATTCGGCTACCGAGGCCTTTCGCGCTGCCTACACGGGCCACCCGAATGCGCAACGCCCGCCATTCGTGCTGCTCGGCGACGATTTTGCGTCCGACCATTACTGGTATGGCACAAATCTCACTTCGTTTGCCAACGACTTTGTGAAGCTTAACACGGGTGGCAAGGGAAACTTTGTGATGACGGAGATGGAAGATTCCGGCATTGTGAACGCTCTCGCACGGCTAGATCACATTCATCGGGTAGATATCAATCGAGTCCTGGTTCTCCGCACAGCCAGTAATTACTCGATGCAAGCTCCCGGCACCACCGCGATCGACTCTTTCACCTCTCCGTATCCGGGGGGAGCCAAATTGGCTTACGAATCCGCGTGGCTCTGCGGCAGCACAGTCCTCCACGCGATTCTCAGTCATTGGGATAGGGCGTTCGAAGGTAATCCCACCCTTGACGCGCAAATAACTTCCGCGCAGCAGAACCGCATGCTTGACGAAGATAAAAGGCTCACCCATGTCCTACGTGAAACCCTGCAATCTCCGACCTGGCGCAGCTTCAAGCAAGCCTTGCGCCATAGATCCATCGGTTGGTGGACTTTATGGGTTTTGGGTTGTATTGCTGCCGTATCCGTGTGGTTCCTCTTCAAGAGACGCCCAAGCGCGGCTTCCCGAAGTTCCAGCGAAAGCGAAAAGGCGTTGTTGGCCCCTGGAAATCATCATTAG
- a CDS encoding M23 family metallopeptidase → MFPLCVALTGCGKPALDVPASLTTVGQATPIAVYVRDPHGVSKLTATLAQNGAQYQAWQAPAASKGADTAFNFEIGVKTTPQLHDGPARLILEATSGGLFHGTTRLEREVNVVTLPPLISADSDQHYLYLGMADLATMNVTGSYTSAGVRVGNQTFRAWPMPDGKPGLFSLFAFAWNMPPGTTPLAYASNSAGNDVTTPLTVIFPKKEQPVYTQHEIQLSDQFMQKVLGELDPNGTGDPVVRFVKINTEMRQANNKTLSDLRLKTAEKFLWSQPFTRQSHAQAEATFADVRSYMYHGKKIDQQVHLGYDLAVTQHVGVEASNDGRIVWAAPLGIYGNCVVVDHGYGLQTIYGHMSRIDVHVGDMVKRSQIMGLSGMTGMAGGDHVHFAMQLDGVQIDPKEWWDAHWIQDHVARRVDLPGFGK, encoded by the coding sequence TTGTTCCCGCTCTGCGTGGCCCTGACCGGCTGCGGCAAGCCTGCACTCGATGTGCCTGCGTCCTTGACCACAGTCGGGCAGGCAACGCCCATCGCCGTCTATGTGCGCGATCCGCACGGTGTCAGCAAGCTCACCGCAACTCTGGCTCAGAACGGCGCGCAGTATCAGGCATGGCAGGCCCCAGCTGCTTCGAAAGGCGCTGATACTGCCTTCAACTTCGAGATCGGCGTCAAAACCACACCCCAGCTGCACGATGGTCCCGCACGCTTGATCCTCGAAGCCACATCTGGCGGTCTGTTTCACGGCACCACTCGCCTGGAACGCGAGGTGAATGTGGTCACGCTGCCGCCTCTCATCAGCGCGGACTCCGACCAGCACTACCTGTACCTCGGCATGGCGGATCTCGCGACGATGAACGTTACGGGCTCCTATACCTCCGCAGGAGTCCGCGTCGGAAACCAGACGTTTCGCGCCTGGCCGATGCCCGACGGCAAGCCCGGCCTCTTTTCTCTGTTCGCCTTTGCCTGGAATATGCCTCCAGGAACGACGCCTCTGGCCTACGCTTCCAATAGTGCCGGCAACGATGTGACGACGCCGCTGACCGTGATCTTCCCCAAGAAGGAACAGCCTGTCTACACACAGCATGAGATCCAGCTCTCCGACCAGTTCATGCAGAAGGTCCTGGGCGAGCTCGACCCCAACGGCACGGGTGATCCCGTTGTGCGCTTCGTCAAGATCAACACCGAGATGCGTCAGGCTAACAACAAGACGCTGTCCGACCTGCGCCTGAAGACTGCAGAGAAATTCCTCTGGTCTCAGCCCTTCACGCGCCAGTCGCATGCGCAGGCCGAGGCCACCTTTGCGGATGTACGCAGCTATATGTACCACGGTAAGAAGATCGATCAGCAGGTGCATCTTGGTTATGATCTAGCCGTCACACAGCATGTAGGCGTCGAGGCCTCGAACGACGGCCGTATCGTCTGGGCCGCCCCTCTTGGTATCTACGGTAACTGCGTTGTGGTCGATCACGGCTACGGTCTGCAAACGATCTACGGCCACATGAGCCGGATCGATGTGCATGTGGGTGACATGGTCAAACGCTCACAGATTATGGGTCTGAGCGGTATGACTGGAATGGCTGGCGGCGACCACGTCCACTTTGCCATGCAGCTCGATGGTGTCCAGATCGATCCCAAGGAGTGGTGGGACGCGCACTGGATCCAGGACCACGTCGCCCGTCGTGTCGATCTGCCCGGCTTCGGAAAGTAA
- the ispG gene encoding flavodoxin-dependent (E)-4-hydroxy-3-methylbut-2-enyl-diphosphate synthase: MPSIDRRQSVTVNIGGVLVGSSAPVVVQSMTNTDTADIESTVQQVAALARAGSEMVRITVNNDEAAKAVPYIVEGLAKKGWNTPIIGDFHYNGHQLLTKYPECAQALSKYRINPGNVSIGRKDDDNFRTMVECAVKNQKPVRIGVNWGSLDQALLTKMMDENSKLAQPLETRDVMLETMVRSALDNAAAAESYGLRRDQIILSAKVSGVRDLIDVYKELAGRCDHALHLGLTEAGMGMKGIVASTAGLAPLLLSGIGDTIRVSLTPTPDGDRSEEVRCGQQILQALGIRSFTPQVTSCPGCGRTTSTYFQMLAEQVTNYITESMPEWKLNYPGVEEMKLAVMGCIVNGPGESKHANIGISLPGTFEDPVAPVYIDGKLAKTLRGDDIVGEFQVILDDYVKSHYGANGSATKAKVEEFVVL, from the coding sequence ATGCCTTCTATTGATCGCCGTCAGTCCGTTACCGTGAATATTGGCGGTGTCCTTGTCGGTTCCAGTGCTCCTGTCGTCGTCCAGTCGATGACCAATACCGATACGGCAGACATTGAAAGCACCGTACAGCAGGTCGCTGCCCTGGCCCGCGCCGGATCCGAGATGGTCCGCATTACGGTCAATAACGACGAGGCGGCGAAGGCTGTTCCTTATATCGTGGAAGGCCTGGCGAAAAAAGGCTGGAATACGCCCATCATCGGCGACTTTCACTACAACGGCCACCAGCTATTGACCAAGTATCCCGAATGCGCGCAGGCACTATCAAAGTACCGCATCAACCCCGGCAACGTCTCCATCGGCCGGAAAGATGACGACAACTTTCGCACGATGGTGGAGTGCGCCGTCAAGAACCAGAAGCCCGTCCGCATCGGCGTGAATTGGGGTTCGCTGGATCAGGCGCTGCTCACCAAAATGATGGATGAGAACTCCAAACTGGCTCAGCCCCTGGAGACTCGCGATGTCATGCTGGAAACCATGGTTCGGTCCGCATTGGACAATGCAGCTGCTGCCGAGAGCTACGGCCTGCGTCGCGATCAGATCATCCTGTCGGCCAAGGTCTCCGGCGTTCGCGACCTGATTGACGTCTACAAAGAATTAGCCGGACGCTGCGACCACGCTCTGCATCTCGGGCTCACCGAAGCAGGTATGGGAATGAAGGGCATCGTCGCCTCCACGGCGGGCCTCGCTCCGCTGCTGCTCTCGGGTATCGGAGACACGATTCGCGTCTCCCTTACGCCAACGCCGGACGGCGATCGCTCCGAAGAAGTTCGCTGCGGACAGCAGATCCTGCAGGCACTCGGCATTCGCAGCTTCACCCCTCAGGTCACCAGCTGCCCCGGTTGCGGCCGCACCACCAGCACCTACTTCCAGATGCTGGCCGAGCAGGTCACCAACTACATTACCGAGTCCATGCCCGAGTGGAAGCTGAACTATCCTGGCGTGGAAGAGATGAAACTCGCGGTGATGGGCTGCATTGTGAACGGACCGGGCGAAAGCAAGCACGCCAACATCGGCATCTCGCTCCCAGGCACCTTCGAAGATCCAGTCGCTCCTGTCTACATCGACGGGAAGCTCGCGAAGACGCTCCGCGGGGACGATATCGTTGGAGAGTTCCAAGTGATTCTGGATGACTACGTGAAGAGCCACTACGGTGCAAATGGCAGTGCTACGAAGGCTAAGGTCGAAGAGTTCGTTGTTCTGTAG
- a CDS encoding spinster family MFS transporter, with protein sequence MLNAMKAPAKPNKVGLAGATVALVLLTALNFVNYIDRYILPGVQEMVKHEFSLTDQAVGALTTWFFIAYIVAAPATGWLGDRMSRKLLIFAGALLWSGVNLFTAFVHSYDALLVRHAALGIGEASFGIFAPAVLADFYPAEQRNRVLTIFNLAVPVGAAIGYAAGGGLAAAHGWRAPFFVSAIPGIIFAFAVLFFMKEPKRGASDKSESKPEKQMVLGLVKNHAYTTSVIAFAMVTFMIGGVAAWIPTFFQRFHGMSLQKADFSVGAITVVAGIAGTVLGGIWAQKWIKTNHRALYLVSAWSALSSIPFALLCFFGPGKLSLPSLALAEFCIFLGTGPLNAAVVNAVSSRVRATALAGELFLLHVLGDAPSPRLIGAVSDATNLRLGLAVTVVALAIAGALLFYGARFAPKVESQLA encoded by the coding sequence ATGCTGAACGCCATGAAGGCCCCTGCGAAGCCGAATAAAGTGGGGCTAGCCGGTGCAACGGTTGCTCTTGTGCTGTTGACGGCCTTGAACTTCGTCAACTACATCGACCGCTACATTCTCCCCGGTGTGCAGGAGATGGTGAAGCACGAGTTCTCGCTCACCGATCAGGCTGTGGGTGCATTGACGACATGGTTCTTTATCGCTTACATCGTCGCGGCTCCGGCTACGGGATGGCTCGGCGATCGTATGTCGCGCAAGCTCCTGATCTTCGCCGGAGCCTTGCTTTGGAGCGGTGTGAATCTCTTCACCGCCTTCGTACACAGCTACGACGCTCTGCTTGTTCGCCACGCCGCGTTGGGTATTGGAGAAGCGAGCTTCGGCATCTTCGCTCCCGCGGTGCTCGCCGACTTTTATCCTGCGGAGCAACGGAATCGCGTGCTTACGATCTTCAATCTTGCAGTTCCAGTGGGCGCCGCGATTGGCTATGCTGCGGGTGGTGGACTGGCAGCGGCCCACGGCTGGCGCGCACCATTTTTTGTCTCGGCAATTCCGGGAATTATTTTTGCCTTCGCCGTTCTCTTCTTCATGAAGGAGCCGAAGCGCGGAGCCAGCGATAAGAGCGAATCGAAGCCCGAAAAGCAGATGGTTCTCGGCCTCGTTAAGAACCACGCCTATACCACCTCTGTGATCGCCTTTGCGATGGTGACCTTCATGATCGGCGGAGTCGCAGCATGGATTCCGACGTTCTTCCAGCGCTTCCACGGCATGTCGCTACAGAAGGCAGACTTCTCCGTGGGAGCGATCACAGTCGTCGCGGGTATCGCAGGCACTGTCCTGGGCGGGATCTGGGCACAGAAGTGGATCAAGACGAACCATCGCGCTCTGTATCTGGTGAGTGCGTGGAGTGCGTTGTCGTCCATACCGTTTGCTCTCCTTTGCTTCTTCGGCCCCGGCAAACTTAGTCTGCCGTCGCTTGCGCTCGCAGAGTTTTGCATCTTCCTCGGCACAGGACCTCTCAACGCTGCGGTGGTCAATGCTGTTTCATCCCGTGTCCGCGCAACGGCACTGGCAGGAGAGCTTTTTCTTCTCCATGTGCTTGGAGATGCTCCATCGCCTCGACTGATCGGCGCTGTCTCCGATGCGACGAACCTTCGCCTCGGTCTGGCAGTCACTGTAGTCGCTCTTGCTATCGCGGGAGCGTTACTCTTCTACGGAGCGCGCTTCGCTCCGAAGGTAGAATCTCAACTGGCATGA